Proteins co-encoded in one Setaria viridis chromosome 9, Setaria_viridis_v4.0, whole genome shotgun sequence genomic window:
- the LOC117835046 gene encoding guanine nucleotide-binding protein subunit gamma 1 yields MQVGGGGAGGGDAADIRGRHRIQAELKKLEQEARFLEEELEELQKTDKVSSALQEFLTAMESKADPLLPVTTGPVNQSWDRWFEGPQDLRRCKCWFL; encoded by the exons ATgcaggtcggcggcggcggcgccggaggaggggaTGCGGCAGACATACGGGGCCGCCACCGGATCCAGGCCGAGCTCAAGAAGCTCGAGCAAGAAGCGCGCTTCCTCGAG GAGGAACTTGAAGAGCTTCAGAAAACTGATAAGGTATCATCGGCATTGCAAGA GTTTCTAACAGCGATGGAAAGCAAAGCAGATCCTCTACTTCCTGT AACTACTGGACCTGTGAATCAGTCCTGGGATAGGTGGTTTGAAGGTCCACAAGATCTGCGCAGATGCAAATGCTGGTTTTTGTGA
- the LOC117835256 gene encoding pentatricopeptide repeat-containing protein At2g42920, chloroplastic has product MAMAPLQGCHSPSPTPTTALPPLLPSSSSISAFIASDPALTLLHTRCASMAHLRQLHAALVKSGLARDPIAASRAVAFCAGPCRDVAYAERIVRHHPRPNSFMWNTVIRALSDGARPEAAVALFVEMLGSPTPPERRTLPSVLAACARMGRAGAGAGAALYGMALKLGLAGDSYVRNAAIAMYGSCGAADEALALLAQCPEFDAVACNSAIVALARVGRVDEARAVFDGMPERTVATWSAMVSVYARAARCGEALALFAAMQEGGVEPNANVLVSVLGCCAGLGALEQGAWVHAYIDRHGVAMNTLVVTALIDMYCKCGSVEKAREVFDMARSQGLAKLSSWNSMMQGLAVHGQWQEAIALFSELKSHGLSPDNVTFIAVLTAYGHSGMPDEAKAAFASMANEHKVEPGIEHYGCLVDALARAGRLREAEGAIQAMPMAPDAAVWGALLSGCRLHGDADLGARAAREAVRCDPRDSGAYVLAASVAVRGGDAGRAAAAGVRGKMREAGVGKVPGCSMIEVNGVVHEFVS; this is encoded by the coding sequence ATGGCAATGGCGCCACTGCAGGGTTGCCACTCCCCCTCGCCCACCCCGACCACCGCccttccccctctcctcccctcctcctcctccatctccgccTTCATCGCCTCCGACCCCGCCCTCACGCTCCTCCACACGCGATGCGCCTCCATGGCGCACCTGCGCCAGCTCCACGCTGCGCTCGTCAAGTCCGGCCTCGCCAGGGACCCCATCGCCGCCAGCCGCGCCGTCGCGTTCTGCGCGGGCCCCTGTCGCGACGTCGCCTACGCGGAGCGCATCGTGAGGCACCACCCGAGGCCCAACTCCTTCATGTGGAACACCGTTATCCGGGCGCTCTCCGACGGGGCCCGCCCGGAGGCCGCCGTGGCGCTGTTCGTCGAAATGCTCGGCTCGCCCACGCCGCCCGAGCGACGCACGCTCCCGTCGGTTCTCGCGGCGTGCGCGCGCAtggggcgcgccggcgccggcgccggcgcagcgcTCTACGGGATGGCGCTCAAgctcgggctcgccggggaTTCGTACGTGCGCAACGCCGCGATCGCCATGTACGGGTCGTGCGGCGCCGCGGACGAGGCGCTGGCGCTGCTGGCGCAGTGCCCCGAGTTCGACGCGGTGGCGTGCAACAGCGCGATCGTGGCGCTGgcgagggtcgggcgcgtcgaCGAGGCGCGGGCGGTGTTCGACGGGATGCCGGAGCGGACCGTCGCGACGTGGAGCGCCATGGTGAGCGTGTACGCGCGCGCCGCGAGGTGCGGCGAGGCCCTGGCGCTCTTCGCGGCGATGCAGGAGGGCGGCGTGGAGCCGAACGCCAACGTTCTCGTCAGCGTGCTGGGCTGCTGCGCGGGGCTCGGCGCGCTGGAGCAGGGCGCGTGGGTGCACGCGTACATAGACCGCCACGGCGTCGCCATGAACACGCTCGTCGTCACCGCCTTGATCGACATGTACTGCAAGTGCGGCTCCGTGGAGAAGGCTCGCGAGGTGTTCGACATGGCAAGGTCACAGGGCCTGGCCAAATTATCGTCTTGGAACTCCATGATGCAAGGGCTGGCAGTGCACGGGCAATGGCAAGAAGCGATCGCCTTGTTCTCCGAGCTGAAATCGCACGGCTTGAGCCCCGACAACGTCACCTTCATCGCGGTCTTAACGGCCTACGGCCACTCTGGCATGCCCGACGAGGCGAAGGCGGCGTTCGCATCGATGGCGAACGAACACAAGGTCGAGCCGGGGATCGAGCACTACGGCTGCCTCGTCGACGCGCTCGCGCGCGCCGGGCGGCTCCGGGAGGCGGAGGGCGCGATCCAGGCGATGCCGATGGCGCCCGACGCGGCCGTCTGGGGCGCGCTGCTCTCCGGGTGCCGCCTCCACGGCGACGCCGAcctgggcgcgcgcgcggctcgGGAGGCCGTGCGGTGCGACCCGCGGGACAGCGGCGCGTACGTGCTGGCCGCGAGCGTGGCGG